The proteins below are encoded in one region of Coffea arabica cultivar ET-39 chromosome 4c, Coffea Arabica ET-39 HiFi, whole genome shotgun sequence:
- the LOC113739014 gene encoding putative disease resistance RPP13-like protein 3, which produces MADTVISLVIKRTSDLLIQKIVFLKGVRRQVERLQNDLVRMRCFLKDADQRQDDDERIRNWVSETRAAAYDAEDIIEIFASKVEFFTKKKGLVTKLTYYPLKIVNLYKIGKEIESLQVRLNDIADSREKYGIKNLGEGMATHGEELQRIRQSPPFSEDKDVVGFGEITNSLVAELLKEDRNRRVVSIIGMGGAGKTTLAKKVYNHADVRTRFNCRAWVCVSSSYDHKKMLRAIIKQLNEMSKELLEMLEQMEEEDLERRLYKDLQDKCYLVVLDDVWKEEVWDCLARAFPDVNTSSRLLLTSRNRDVAQHADALSKPHELKTLGQKDSWQLFLKKALDHGANSGCPPDLEEVGREITRRCDGLPLAITVIGGLLLAKKKLKSEWEKVLNNFSTHLSRSRSGVSAILELSYADLPANLKFFFLYLGLFPEDSVISVPKLIHMWVAEGIMQKRDAENLEETAAYDDVERLCSRNMVQVAEMTVDERIKSCRVHDLLRELAIRKAEDENFFQIHDTRDDKISAKSRYLAVHVLPWDENYFGTSTPPLRSLLFLNVHDFSLSFRSFRKLRILDLENVKLPYNLPKEIGKVRLLRYLGLRHTSIARLPHSFGCLRCLQTLDIRNFEPVIVSNFIWKLESLRHLYAYGMECDVPLRIEGLRNLQTLSRVRFDDIMHNNMITLTSLQKLWIWVDDKSEIDKLCLHLSEVGSLKALCLYRTQGREWPQSLAGLSKLHHVTELKLIGRGLRMLPPDFPPNLSRLSLKHTNLTDDPMPVLEKLGQLSFLEMTDATYGGPQHMVSFGNGFLQLKFLELSRLYALHEMNVEKGALPQLQCLRIRKCPSLRKLPEELKHISTLDVIELVNMPKDFISGLDADMVSSVPNLRMF; this is translated from the coding sequence ATGGCTGACACTGttatctctcttgttattaAGAGAACTAGCGATCTGCTGATTCAAAAAATTGTTTTCCTGAAAGGCGTTCGACGACAAGTTGAGAGACTTCAAAATGATCTGGTCCGGATGCGGTGTTTCCTGAAAGATGCTGATCAGAGGCAAGATGACGATGAGAGGATCCGCAACTGGGTTTCGGAAACCAGAGCTGCGGCCTACGATGCGGAGGATATCATTGAGATCTTTGCCAGCAAAGTTGAGTTCTTCACAAAGAAGAAGGGACTTGTCACCAAATTGACGTATTATCCCTTGAAAATTGTGAACCTCTACAAGATAGGTAAAGAGATTGAGTCCTTACAGGTGAGGCTTAATGACATAGCCGACAGCCGTGAAAAATACGGTATAAAAAATCTTGGGGAGGGGATGGCTACACACGGGGAAGAGCTTCAACGGATCCGGCAGTCCCCTCCTTTCAGCGAGGACAAGGATGTAGTGGGCTTCGGGGAGATAACAAATTCCCTGGTGGCAGAACTTTTGAAAGAGGACAGAAACCGCCGTGTGGTTTCGATCATTGGCATGGGAGGTGCTGGTAAGACAACTCTAGCCAAAAAAGTTTATAACCATGCTGATGTCAGGACAAGATTCAACTGCCGTGCTTGGGTCTGCGTCTCTTCAAGCTACGATCACAAAAAGATGCTGAGGGCAATCATAAAgcaattgaatgaaatgagtAAAGAGCTACTTGAAATGTTGGAACAGATGGAAGAGGAAGACTTGGAACGAAGGCTGTATAAAGATCTACAAGACAAGTGTTATCTTGTGGTACTTGATGATGTGTGGAAGGAAGAAGTGTGGGATTGTCTTGCTAGGGCCTTTCCTGATGTTAATACATCAAGTAGACTGCTACTGACAAGTCGCAATCGGGATGTTGCTCAACACGCTGATGCTCTTAGCAAACCACATGAGCTGAAAACTTTGGGGCAGAAAGACAGCTGGCAATTGTTTCTCAAAAAGGCCTTAGACCATGGAGCTAATTCTGGGTGTCCTCCCGATTTGGAAGAAGTAGGCAGAGAGATTACCAGAAGATGTGATGGTCTGCCGCTGGCCATCACGGTTATAGGTGGCCTGCTGCTGGCAAAGAAAAAGTTGAAAAGTGAATGGGAGAAAGTTCTCAACAATTTCAGCACACACCTATCAAGGAGCCGGAGTGGGGTATCAGCAATTCTGGAATTAAGTTATGCAGACCTTCCTgccaatctgaaatttttctttttgtatctGGGTTTGTTTCCCGAAGACTCCGTGATTTCCGTGCCCAAGTTGATTCATATGTGGGTTGCAGAGGGAATAATGCAGAAAAGAGATGCAGAAAATTTGGAGGAAACTGCAGCATATGATGATGTGGAACGACTTTGTAGCAGAAATATGGTCCAAGTGGCGGAAATGACTGTTGATGAGAGGATTAAAAGCTGCAGAGTCCATGATTTACTGCGAGAACTTGCAATCAGAAAGGCAGaggatgaaaatttttttcagaTCCATGACACCAGAGATGATAAAATATCAGCCAAATCCAGGTACCTTGCTGTTCATGTTCTCCCTTgggatgaaaattattttgggaCTTCGACCCCTCCTCTCCGGTCTCTACTTTTTTTGAATGTCCATGACTTTAGTCTTAGCTTCAGAAGTTTCAGAAAGCTTAGGATACTAGACCTTGAGAATGTTAAGCTACCGTATAATTTGCCAAAAGAAATTGGTAAAGTCAGGCTTCTAAGATATCTCGGTTTAAGACACACATCCATTGCAAGGCTCCCTCATTCCTTCGGTTGCTTGCGATGCCTACAAACTCTTGACATACGGAACTTTGAACCAGTGAtagtttcaaatttcatttggaagcttgaaagtttaCGGCATCTATATGCGTATGGTATGGAATGTGATGTGCCTCTTAGGATTGAAGGATTGAGAAATCTCCAGACTCTGTCACGCGTACGCTTTGATGACATTATGCACAATAACATGATAACTTTGACAAGTCTTCAGAAACTGTGGATTTGGGTGGATGACAAGTCAGAGATTGACAAACTCTGCTTGCATTTATCTGAGGTTGGAAGTCTAAAGGCGCTATGTCTTTATCGTACTCAAGGAAGAGAGTGGCCACAATCTCTAGCTGGGCTTTCTAAGCTCCATCATGTAACGGAGCTCAAGCTAATTGGGAGGGGTTTGCGAATGCTGCCTCCTGATTTCCCTCCAAATCTCTCTCGCTTGTCTTTGAAACACACAAATCTCACGGATGACCCAATGCCAGTACTAGAGAAGTTAGGACAGCTGTCGTTCCTCGAAATGACGGATGCGACATATGGGGGACCACAGCATATGGTCAGTTTTGGGAATGGGTTTCTCCAATTGAAATTCCTTGAGCTCAGCCGCCTGTATGCTTTGCATGAAATGAATGTGGAGAAAGGTGCACTGCCACAGCTCCAGTGCCTGAGAATCAGGAAGTGCCCCTCATTACGGAAGTTGCCGGAAGAGCTGAAGCACATATCTACTCTCGATGTGATTGAGCTTGTGAACATGCCAAAAGATTTCATCAGTGGGCTTGATGCGGATATGGTATCCAGTGTCCCTAACCTCAGAATGTTTTGA